One window of Hujiaoplasma nucleasis genomic DNA carries:
- a CDS encoding DEAD/DEAH box helicase family protein: MLKRIEIEKALFNKKIESFVYNPNLVVNRNTKNIKDRIIRLLEEADRVDIAVSYSVWSGLQLIYEKLKKFSSDSRFILTIEGFVTDPISLRKLNELDMQVKVYSPTDKGKGFHLKTYFFEKNDERKILVGSANISSRAFGLVHEMAIEVEANKDGYIVEEYKTTFEDLWNDNFSDILDDTYVKGYEEIYKDYKKSQQFIYNLSLQSQLIKPNHMQKEALDRLDEERESKKGLVIAATGTGKTYLSAFDVKRFNAKKVLFLVHNRLILTSAIDTYNRLFGDDKTLELTSDNISEINHYPIIFTTDKTAKAHLYNKISEDYFDYIIYDEAHKIGESTQYSKLIEYFKPKYTLGITATPERTKNPEYLFETFEYHVPYEIRLLDAMNYELVCPFTYFGLNIPERLLDSNERFHIDELTIYMKNLINTKGHYGEKLKAIVFCRDKKEAIDVNDGLNKLGFKSIVAISGANELSRDDVEEGIVSLSSNEKGTIELICVVNKFNEGIDIPEINTIFMLRNTSSSIIYTQQLGRGLRRTFDEHKFVTVFDLIGNSKNDYSIAQVLTGNQTADKRELYKHANNGFVTVSPFINVDIEKEAMDKIIKSISNNFKVKTELRIKFETELHRYEYIPTLKEMYMDPNFSDLELLQLLYKDFYTPFSNYYNKKYGIDQNNFFLKNFFRLITQFVLRGYSKEILKDYINILKGNQVNNDLLKRILLFNEIDNGIATSIYSSYYKKGNNYIKVFQKHGLFISLNKDVKNKLVEFHALKLFEEHIELFEEIQKQDSYHMSPFDLIDKAEYLFHTNSNNCYLNAVGEYVDNDQKKVYCPITISKVRKNYSNQILDNNTLIYCTQKKPTLEKSVRKDNELTNGNYKFHICARFPHLGYESTSYFNLGEIEFLSKSNTIKHPDGGYYHELTFRIKDPIPRELLQYKEIDY, encoded by the coding sequence ATGTTAAAAAGAATTGAAATTGAAAAGGCTCTATTCAATAAAAAAATAGAGTCTTTTGTTTATAATCCTAATCTTGTTGTGAATAGAAACACTAAGAACATCAAAGACAGGATCATTCGTTTGCTTGAAGAAGCTGACAGAGTAGATATTGCGGTTAGTTATTCTGTTTGGTCCGGCTTGCAATTAATCTATGAAAAACTAAAAAAATTCAGTTCTGATAGCCGATTTATATTGACCATTGAAGGATTTGTGACTGATCCAATATCTCTAAGGAAGCTAAACGAGCTTGATATGCAAGTGAAAGTCTATTCTCCGACAGACAAGGGAAAAGGATTCCATCTAAAAACCTATTTTTTTGAGAAAAACGATGAAAGAAAAATTTTAGTAGGTAGTGCAAACATATCATCTAGAGCTTTTGGATTAGTCCATGAAATGGCAATTGAAGTTGAAGCTAATAAAGATGGATATATAGTTGAAGAATACAAAACAACTTTTGAAGACCTTTGGAATGATAATTTCTCAGATATATTAGATGACACTTATGTCAAAGGTTATGAGGAAATCTATAAGGATTATAAAAAATCACAACAATTCATTTATAATCTTTCTTTACAAAGCCAATTAATTAAACCAAACCATATGCAAAAAGAAGCACTTGATAGGCTTGATGAAGAAAGAGAATCAAAAAAAGGGTTGGTAATTGCTGCTACAGGAACTGGTAAAACCTATCTCTCTGCTTTTGATGTTAAGCGTTTCAATGCAAAAAAAGTACTATTTTTAGTACATAATAGACTCATACTTACTTCTGCTATTGATACTTACAATCGCTTATTTGGTGATGATAAGACTCTAGAACTTACTTCAGATAATATAAGTGAAATAAATCATTACCCAATTATTTTCACCACTGATAAGACCGCTAAAGCACATCTATATAATAAAATTAGTGAAGATTACTTTGATTACATCATTTATGATGAGGCACACAAAATAGGAGAAAGCACACAATATTCAAAACTAATAGAGTACTTCAAGCCAAAATATACACTTGGTATAACAGCAACACCTGAAAGAACAAAAAATCCAGAATATCTATTTGAAACATTCGAGTATCATGTTCCCTATGAGATTAGACTTTTAGATGCTATGAATTATGAACTTGTATGTCCTTTCACTTATTTCGGTTTAAACATTCCAGAAAGATTATTAGATTCAAACGAAAGATTCCATATAGACGAATTAACTATTTATATGAAAAATCTTATAAATACAAAAGGGCACTATGGTGAAAAGTTAAAAGCCATTGTTTTTTGTAGAGATAAAAAAGAAGCTATTGATGTTAATGATGGTCTTAACAAATTGGGATTTAAATCAATTGTTGCTATTAGTGGCGCAAATGAATTATCTAGAGATGACGTTGAGGAAGGGATTGTAAGTTTATCTTCTAACGAAAAAGGGACAATCGAGCTTATTTGTGTCGTTAATAAATTCAATGAAGGTATTGATATTCCGGAAATTAATACGATTTTCATGTTAAGAAACACATCATCATCAATTATCTACACCCAACAATTAGGTAGAGGGTTAAGAAGGACCTTTGATGAACATAAATTTGTTACAGTCTTTGATCTCATCGGTAATTCAAAAAATGATTACTCAATTGCTCAGGTGTTAACTGGAAATCAAACCGCAGATAAAAGAGAATTATACAAACACGCAAATAATGGCTTCGTAACGGTTTCACCTTTTATCAATGTAGATATAGAGAAAGAAGCTATGGATAAGATTATCAAATCTATATCCAATAACTTCAAAGTTAAGACCGAGTTAAGAATAAAATTTGAAACAGAACTACATCGATATGAGTACATACCTACACTTAAAGAAATGTATATGGATCCGAATTTTTCTGATTTAGAACTATTACAATTACTCTATAAAGATTTCTATACACCATTTAGTAATTACTATAATAAGAAATATGGTATTGACCAAAACAATTTTTTCCTTAAGAACTTTTTTAGACTTATCACTCAATTTGTGCTTAGAGGTTATTCTAAAGAAATACTTAAAGATTATATAAACATATTAAAAGGTAATCAAGTCAATAATGATTTGCTAAAACGAATTCTTCTATTCAATGAGATTGATAACGGAATAGCAACATCTATATATTCTTCATACTATAAAAAAGGCAATAATTATATAAAAGTCTTTCAAAAGCATGGTTTATTTATCTCATTAAATAAAGATGTTAAAAATAAATTAGTAGAATTTCATGCCTTAAAACTCTTTGAAGAACACATCGAGCTCTTTGAAGAAATCCAAAAACAAGATAGTTATCATATGTCACCATTTGATTTAATAGATAAAGCTGAATATTTGTTTCACACAAATAGTAATAACTGTTACTTAAATGCAGTCGGAGAATATGTCGATAATGACCAAAAAAAGGTCTATTGCCCAATAACTATATCAAAAGTACGTAAAAATTACTCTAATCAAATATTGGATAACAATACCTTGATATATTGCACTCAAAAAAAGCCAACACTTGAAAAAAGTGTTCGAAAGGATAATGAACTCACAAATGGTAATTATAAATTTCATATATGTGCACGATTCCCTCACTTAGGATATGAAAGTACATCATACTTTAATTTAGGTGAAATTGAATTCCTATCCAAATCAAACACAATAAAACATCCTGATGGCGGATACTATCACGAACTTACATTCAGAATAAAAGATCCTATTCCTAGAGAATTGCTTCAATACAAAGAAATAGATTATTAA
- a CDS encoding catalase produces the protein MSKKEDKKKLTNYVGAPVYDNENSMTTGPRGPMLLQDVWYLEKLAHFDREVIPERRMHAKGSGAFGTFTVTHDITKYTKAKIFSEIGKKTDMFVRFSTVAGERGAADAERDIRGFAMKFYTEDGNWDLVGNNTPVFFIRDPLRFPDLNRAVKRDPKTNLRSAKNNWDFWTLLPESLHQVTITMSDRGISRSYRHMNGYGSHTYSMINENNERIWVKFHLKTNQGIKNYTDQEAEELVGKDRESHQNDLFYAIENKDFPKWTMYIQVMTEEQAKKHPYNPFDLTKVWYKDEFPLIEVGYFELNKNPENYFRDVEQAAFNPANIVPGIGHSPDKMLQGRLFSYGDAQRYRLGVNHNMIPVNAPKNKMNSYHRDGLMRVDDNGGGKTHYWPNSDGEWEDNKNLKEPPLKLNGDAYNYDFREDDDDYFTQPGKLFRLMPKDEQERLFSNTARHMGDIPKDIKIRHIVHCYKADPDYGKGIAEALNIPLSEAGL, from the coding sequence ATGTCAAAAAAAGAAGATAAGAAAAAACTAACCAACTATGTAGGTGCACCAGTTTATGATAACGAAAATTCAATGACTACTGGTCCAAGAGGACCTATGCTATTACAAGATGTATGGTATTTAGAAAAACTTGCTCATTTTGATCGAGAAGTCATTCCTGAAAGAAGAATGCATGCTAAAGGCTCTGGAGCCTTTGGTACATTTACAGTCACCCATGATATTACAAAATATACAAAAGCTAAAATATTTTCAGAAATAGGAAAGAAAACTGATATGTTTGTTCGTTTTTCAACAGTCGCTGGTGAAAGAGGCGCAGCTGATGCTGAAAGAGATATTCGCGGATTTGCGATGAAGTTTTACACAGAAGACGGAAATTGGGATTTAGTAGGTAACAATACCCCAGTGTTTTTCATCAGAGATCCACTACGTTTTCCTGATTTAAACAGGGCTGTGAAAAGAGATCCAAAAACCAATTTAAGAAGCGCTAAAAATAACTGGGACTTCTGGACTCTTTTACCAGAATCATTACACCAAGTCACCATCACTATGAGTGATCGTGGTATTTCTAGATCTTACAGACATATGAATGGTTATGGCTCTCATACCTATTCAATGATTAATGAAAACAATGAAAGAATTTGGGTTAAATTCCATTTAAAAACCAACCAGGGAATTAAAAACTATACAGACCAAGAAGCTGAGGAACTTGTAGGAAAAGATAGAGAAAGTCATCAAAACGACTTATTCTATGCCATTGAAAATAAAGATTTTCCTAAATGGACTATGTATATCCAAGTCATGACTGAAGAACAAGCAAAAAAACATCCTTACAATCCTTTTGATTTAACTAAAGTATGGTATAAAGATGAATTCCCATTAATAGAAGTTGGTTATTTTGAATTAAACAAAAACCCAGAAAATTACTTTAGAGATGTTGAACAAGCAGCTTTTAATCCCGCAAATATTGTTCCTGGTATTGGACACTCACCAGATAAAATGCTTCAAGGACGTTTATTCTCATATGGTGATGCTCAAAGATACCGATTAGGTGTTAACCATAATATGATTCCTGTAAACGCACCTAAAAACAAAATGAACTCTTACCATCGTGATGGACTCATGCGTGTCGATGATAATGGAGGAGGTAAAACCCATTATTGGCCAAACAGTGATGGAGAATGGGAAGACAATAAAAATTTAAAAGAACCACCATTAAAACTTAATGGGGATGCATACAATTATGATTTTAGAGAAGATGATGATGACTACTTTACTCAACCAGGAAAACTCTTCAGATTAATGCCTAAAGATGAACAAGAGAGACTTTTCTCCAACACTGCTAGACATATGGGTGATATTCCTAAAGATATCAAAATACGGCATATAGTCCATTGTTATAAAGCTGACCCAGATTATGGAAAAGGCATAGCTGAGGCATTAAATATTCCTTTATCAGAAGCAGGATTATGA
- a CDS encoding YbaN family protein, translating to MRKNIKKYLFIFLGSISLGLGSIGIILPLLPTTPFLLLAAYFYLRSSKKLYVWLLNHRIFGIYIYSYINFHAIDLKTKISALSLLWLSLTISIVLVNKLLVTLILLIIGLSVSLHILSLKTMSRDQMIKEKNVKQICSS from the coding sequence ATGAGAAAAAACATAAAAAAATATTTATTTATCTTTCTTGGTTCAATTTCATTAGGCCTTGGAAGTATAGGTATCATACTCCCCCTACTTCCAACCACACCCTTTTTACTCTTAGCAGCTTACTTTTATTTAAGAAGTTCTAAAAAATTATATGTTTGGTTACTAAATCATAGGATATTTGGCATTTATATTTATTCATACATTAATTTCCATGCCATTGATTTAAAAACAAAGATTAGTGCCTTATCTCTTTTATGGTTAAGTTTAACTATATCTATTGTTCTTGTTAATAAATTACTTGTTACACTCATATTATTAATCATAGGTCTATCGGTAAGCCTTCATATTTTATCTTTGAAAACCATGTCAAGAGATCAAATGATTAAAGAAAAAAATGTTAAACAAATTTGTTCTTCATGA
- a CDS encoding protein-L-isoaspartate(D-aspartate) O-methyltransferase: MNDYMILRKDMVDHQIKMRGIVDERILNAFLKVKRHLFVSKFDQSFAYGDYPLSIGFNQTISQPYIIAYMIDKLNIKKTDRVLEIGTGSGYQTAILAELSKHVYTIEINEYIHKQAKYILKELSYDNIFFHLGNGYEGLIDYSPYDKIIVSCAPKEVPTSLINQLNDPGKLIIPLGDHVFQNLLMIEKSNQNIKKIQLDGVRFVPMVKEG, translated from the coding sequence ATGAATGATTATATGATTTTAAGAAAAGATATGGTTGATCATCAAATAAAGATGAGAGGTATTGTTGATGAAAGAATCCTCAATGCTTTCTTAAAGGTAAAAAGGCACTTATTTGTATCTAAATTTGATCAATCTTTTGCTTATGGAGACTATCCCTTGTCTATAGGTTTTAATCAAACCATATCTCAACCATATATCATAGCTTATATGATTGATAAGCTTAACATTAAGAAGACAGACAGGGTATTGGAAATAGGAACGGGATCAGGATATCAAACCGCTATTTTGGCTGAACTATCTAAGCATGTTTATACCATTGAAATTAATGAGTATATACATAAACAAGCTAAATATATATTAAAAGAATTATCCTATGATAATATCTTCTTTCATTTAGGTAACGGTTATGAAGGATTAATAGATTATAGTCCTTATGATAAAATAATAGTATCTTGTGCACCTAAAGAAGTACCTACATCTCTAATAAATCAGTTAAATGACCCAGGAAAACTAATAATACCCCTTGGTGATCATGTCTTTCAAAATTTATTGATGATAGAAAAATCAAATCAAAACATAAAAAAGATTCAACTTGATGGTGTAAGATTTGTTCCTATGGTGAAAGAAGGTTAA
- the rpoC gene encoding DNA-directed RNA polymerase subunit beta', which yields MSQKFSHLKIRLASPEEIRSWSYGEVKNHETINYRTLKPEKDGLFCERIFGPQKDYQCACSNKSKKSSHPGKKCPVCGVEITESKVRRERMGHIELEAPVVHTWYLRNSPSRLATLLDIKAKDLEEVVYLASYIVTEPGDTDLEYKQVLSERDYTDKYFEFGSRFRALTGAEAIKKLLQDINLEEETLKLRVELKSASKQRREKIVKRLSVVEAFAQSDNKPEWMVLEVLPVIPPDLRPMVQLDGGRFATTDLNDLYRRILNRNKRLKRQFQQGAPHLITKNEKRMLQEAVDALIDNSKRGRKVVVERNRPLKSLSDMLRGKQGRFRQNLLGKRVDYSGRSVIVVGPDLEMYQCGLPKEMAITLFKPFVIREMIERGISSNLKNAKTLIDRLDDRIWSVLEDVIREHPVLLNRAPTLHRLGIQAFEPKLVEGKAIRLHPLVTTAFNADFDGDQMAVHVPLSEEAQAEARVLMLASNNILAPKDGKPIVTPSQDMVLGNYYLTKESQGGKGEGSYFSNYDEVMLAYENGYIDLHTRIALKIDSHIRMKNNFKPEEHDQGIGFMQENNILSFVDRVPESYLSYFMVTTAGKLIFNKIMPASFPYINEPTESNLTIQTPSQYFIKPGRNLKEEIEKMPLVKPFDKKFLALIISKIFEKYKINETSKMLDKMKNIGFKYSTIAGITIAASDVEVYSKKGDVLKRHEDTVAEIQETYDLGMLTDAERKALVIEEWKVAKKEVETGLADEMKEDNHIYMMSNSGARGNIQNFTQLAGMRGLMANPSGGTIELPIKASFIEGLTMSEFFISTHGARKGSTDTALKTAESGYLTRRLVDVSQEVVISIEDCGTDKGVYLDEVLDRDGKVIVTLEDRINGRYPSADVFHPETGEILVHRNEYISEKKAKMIVEAGVKRVPIRTALSCTAEVGICRKCYGQNLATGEKAEVGESVGVIAAQSIGEPGTQLTMRTFHTGGVAGDDITQGLPRVQELFEARKSKKKAIISEISGVIIDVEKDNSRTIIHIKSDVEEKKYTTNPKATIIVEKGQEVKAGQQLVEGTIDPKELLRVTDVETVQKYIINEVQRVYQSQKVDISDKHIEIIVRQMTRRMTVVLEGDTDLLPGSQVSINQFVEANKKVLQEGLKPAVARPILLGITKASLKSESFLSAASFQETTRVLTDATIRGMHDPLVGLKENVIIGGLIPAGTGILRDTEFHYEEAIVEEDPYEEYEE from the coding sequence ATGAGTCAAAAATTTTCACATTTGAAGATTAGATTAGCCTCTCCTGAAGAAATAAGATCTTGGTCTTATGGAGAAGTTAAAAATCATGAAACAATTAACTACCGTACATTGAAACCAGAAAAAGATGGTTTGTTTTGCGAAAGAATCTTTGGACCTCAAAAAGATTATCAATGTGCATGTTCAAACAAATCTAAAAAATCTTCTCATCCAGGAAAAAAATGTCCGGTTTGTGGTGTAGAAATTACTGAATCTAAGGTTAGAAGAGAAAGAATGGGTCATATCGAGTTAGAAGCACCTGTTGTTCATACTTGGTATTTAAGAAACTCTCCTTCTCGTTTAGCTACCCTTTTAGATATCAAAGCCAAAGACTTAGAGGAAGTTGTATATTTAGCTTCTTATATAGTCACTGAACCAGGAGATACAGATTTAGAATATAAACAAGTATTATCTGAAAGAGATTATACTGATAAGTATTTTGAATTTGGTTCTCGCTTTAGAGCTTTAACTGGTGCAGAAGCCATTAAAAAGTTATTACAAGATATTAATTTAGAAGAAGAAACTTTAAAATTAAGAGTTGAGTTAAAATCAGCGTCTAAACAAAGACGTGAAAAAATCGTTAAAAGATTATCAGTGGTTGAAGCATTTGCTCAATCTGATAATAAACCTGAATGGATGGTTCTAGAAGTATTACCAGTCATTCCACCAGATTTAAGACCTATGGTTCAACTAGATGGTGGACGTTTTGCGACAACTGACCTTAACGATTTATACAGAAGAATTTTAAATAGAAATAAACGTTTAAAAAGACAATTCCAACAAGGTGCACCACACCTTATTACTAAAAACGAAAAAAGAATGTTACAAGAAGCAGTAGATGCTTTAATTGATAATTCAAAACGTGGACGTAAAGTTGTTGTTGAAAGAAATAGACCTTTAAAATCTTTATCAGATATGTTAAGAGGTAAACAAGGTCGTTTCAGACAAAACCTACTTGGTAAACGTGTGGATTATTCTGGACGTTCAGTTATCGTTGTAGGACCAGATTTGGAAATGTACCAATGTGGATTGCCAAAAGAAATGGCGATTACTTTATTCAAACCATTTGTGATTAGAGAAATGATTGAAAGAGGTATCTCTTCGAATCTTAAAAATGCTAAAACCTTAATCGATAGATTAGATGATAGAATTTGGTCAGTACTTGAAGATGTGATTAGAGAACATCCTGTTCTTTTAAACCGTGCACCAACCCTACATAGATTAGGTATTCAAGCTTTTGAACCTAAACTTGTGGAAGGTAAAGCTATTCGTTTACATCCATTGGTAACCACAGCATTTAATGCTGACTTTGATGGTGACCAAATGGCGGTTCATGTTCCTTTATCAGAAGAAGCTCAAGCTGAAGCAAGAGTTTTAATGTTAGCATCTAACAATATTTTAGCACCTAAAGATGGGAAACCAATTGTTACACCATCACAAGATATGGTATTGGGTAACTATTACTTAACAAAAGAATCTCAAGGTGGTAAAGGAGAAGGTTCTTACTTCTCTAACTATGACGAAGTCATGTTGGCTTATGAAAACGGATATATTGATTTACACACTAGAATTGCTTTGAAAATCGATTCACATATTCGTATGAAAAACAACTTTAAACCTGAAGAACATGATCAAGGTATTGGTTTTATGCAAGAAAACAATATTTTATCATTTGTTGATAGGGTTCCTGAGTCATACTTGTCATACTTTATGGTAACAACTGCTGGTAAATTGATTTTTAATAAAATCATGCCTGCAAGTTTCCCATATATTAATGAACCTACTGAATCAAACTTAACCATTCAAACACCAAGTCAATATTTTATTAAACCAGGTAGAAACTTAAAAGAAGAAATCGAAAAGATGCCTTTAGTTAAACCTTTTGATAAGAAATTCTTGGCTTTGATTATTTCAAAAATATTTGAAAAATATAAAATTAATGAAACATCTAAAATGTTGGATAAAATGAAGAATATTGGTTTCAAATATTCAACAATAGCTGGTATTACCATAGCAGCGAGTGATGTTGAAGTTTATAGTAAAAAAGGCGACGTTCTAAAAAGACATGAAGATACTGTGGCTGAAATTCAAGAAACATATGACCTAGGTATGTTAACAGATGCTGAAAGAAAAGCCTTGGTTATTGAAGAATGGAAAGTAGCTAAAAAAGAAGTTGAAACTGGACTTGCTGATGAGATGAAAGAAGATAATCATATTTATATGATGTCTAACTCAGGTGCTCGTGGTAATATCCAAAACTTCACTCAGTTAGCTGGTATGCGTGGATTGATGGCCAACCCATCTGGGGGAACCATTGAGTTACCTATTAAAGCATCCTTCATTGAAGGTTTAACCATGTCAGAGTTCTTTATCTCTACCCATGGGGCTAGAAAAGGTTCTACGGATACAGCCTTAAAAACTGCTGAGTCAGGTTACTTAACAAGACGTTTAGTTGACGTTTCTCAAGAAGTTGTTATTTCTATTGAAGATTGTGGAACAGATAAAGGTGTATACCTAGATGAAGTTCTTGATAGAGATGGCAAGGTTATTGTTACATTAGAAGATAGAATTAATGGACGCTACCCATCAGCGGATGTATTCCATCCAGAAACTGGCGAAATCTTAGTTCATAGAAATGAATATATCTCTGAGAAAAAAGCAAAAATGATTGTTGAAGCTGGTGTTAAGAGAGTGCCTATTAGAACCGCTTTATCTTGTACAGCTGAAGTTGGTATTTGCCGTAAGTGTTATGGTCAAAACCTAGCGACAGGTGAAAAAGCTGAAGTTGGAGAATCTGTAGGTGTTATTGCTGCTCAATCTATTGGTGAACCTGGTACACAGTTAACCATGAGAACCTTCCATACTGGTGGGGTTGCTGGAGATGACATTACCCAAGGTTTACCTCGTGTTCAAGAATTATTTGAAGCACGTAAATCTAAGAAAAAAGCTATTATTTCTGAAATATCTGGTGTAATCATTGATGTTGAAAAAGATAATAGTCGCACCATCATCCATATTAAGAGTGATGTAGAAGAGAAAAAATACACCACAAACCCTAAAGCAACAATTATTGTTGAAAAAGGTCAAGAAGTGAAAGCTGGTCAACAATTGGTTGAAGGAACGATTGATCCTAAAGAGTTATTAAGGGTTACTGATGTGGAAACTGTTCAAAAATATATTATTAACGAAGTACAAAGAGTATACCAATCACAAAAAGTTGATATCTCAGATAAACATATTGAAATTATTGTGAGACAAATGACAAGAAGAATGACGGTTGTATTGGAAGGGGATACTGATTTATTACCAGGATCTCAAGTTTCAATCAATCAATTTGTTGAAGCTAATAAAAAAGTTTTACAAGAAGGATTAAAACCTGCAGTTGCTAGACCTATCTTATTAGGTATTACTAAAGCAAGTTTGAAATCAGAATCATTCTTATCTGCTGCTTCTTTCCAAGAAACAACTAGAGTCTTAACAGACGCTACCATTAGAGGTATGCATGATCCACTTGTTGGTTTAAAAGAAAATGTTATTATCGGCGGATTGATTCCGGCGGGTACAGGTATCTTAAGAGACACAGAATTCCATTACGAGGAAGCTATTGTTGAAGAAGATCCTTACGAAGAATACGAAGAGTAG